Proteins from a single region of Nitrososphaerota archaeon:
- a CDS encoding deoxyhypusine synthase (transforms a conserved lysine residue of initiation factor 5A into deoxyhypusine), whose translation MDYLLTDRVKPVEVWPKMTVNELVHQMKGAGVFMGGNLAKAVDIYERMVNDGAYIFLSLAGALTPAGMRKIILTLIKKKLVNAIVSTGANLVHDTMEALGGSFYQGSPYLDDSQLYDAKIDRIYDILVTEKDFTEKFDNPILEIYADIDRSLKGKVISINELLIEIAKRLPTSDCIIKACYEHGVKLFCPTIADSVFGLQMAIYNRLHNGNLRVDAFEDLQEMWDIRERNERVGAVVLGGGVPKNYVFQSFFFSKKRLDYVIQITLDRPETGGLSGAPPHEAVSWGKVKPDANKVVVVCEVTIALPIIVAALLERLDKK comes from the coding sequence ATGGATTATCTACTTACCGACCGGGTTAAGCCTGTAGAAGTATGGCCGAAAATGACCGTAAACGAACTCGTACATCAGATGAAAGGTGCTGGCGTGTTCATGGGAGGAAACTTGGCTAAGGCTGTCGACATCTATGAAAGGATGGTTAATGATGGTGCATACATCTTCTTGAGCCTCGCTGGCGCACTTACACCAGCAGGAATGAGAAAGATCATACTAACGCTCATAAAGAAGAAGCTCGTGAACGCAATTGTTAGCACCGGAGCTAACCTAGTTCATGACACTATGGAAGCACTCGGTGGCAGCTTCTACCAAGGCTCGCCTTATCTTGACGACTCCCAGCTCTACGATGCTAAGATAGATAGGATATACGACATCTTGGTTACGGAGAAAGACTTTACTGAAAAATTTGATAACCCGATTTTGGAGATCTATGCCGATATCGACCGAAGCCTAAAGGGGAAGGTTATCTCGATAAACGAGCTTCTTATCGAAATTGCTAAAAGGCTTCCAACAAGCGACTGCATAATCAAAGCGTGCTACGAGCACGGTGTGAAATTGTTCTGCCCTACGATAGCGGACTCCGTCTTCGGTCTACAGATGGCCATCTATAATAGGCTACATAATGGTAACTTGCGGGTCGATGCCTTTGAAGATTTGCAGGAGATGTGGGACATACGTGAAAGAAACGAAAGAGTTGGAGCTGTTGTTCTCGGAGGAGGCGTGCCAAAGAACTATGTCTTTCAATCATTCTTCTTTAGCAAAAAGAGGCTGGACTACGTTATCCAGATAACTCTCGATAGACCTGAGACCGGAGGCTTGTCTGGCGCGCCTCCTCACGAAGCTGTATCTTGGGGCAAGGTTAAGCCGGATGCGAATAAAGTCGTTGTTGTATGTGAAGTTACGATAGCGCTACCCATAATTGTCGCAGCCCTTCTCGAGAGGCTCGATAAGAAGTGA
- the speB gene encoding agmatinase, with product MSYRDLWLTPTPNISNFLKDEVPKVSVFGVPFDATSTYRAGSRFAPNAIREAFLNIEVYFKDLDVDLEKVCVEDLGNLKQTGSVQSMVVAVQKVTEELLQQNKLPAILGGEHTLTYASCLATGCSTLVVFDAHLDLRDEFADMRLSHATYLRRLLEEVDTEAIVIGARAASKEEWEFAEKNGVKVLPPPQDDRSLQDYVKAVRSTIGQRSVYVSIDLDVVDPAYAPAVGNPEPGGLTSRELLTVLSALKGCRFVGFDIVELDPLLDTGASAALAAKALALLIALVSK from the coding sequence GTGAGCTATAGAGATCTTTGGCTAACCCCTACACCAAATATTAGTAACTTCCTTAAAGATGAGGTGCCGAAGGTAAGTGTTTTTGGGGTGCCTTTCGATGCGACCTCTACTTATCGGGCTGGCTCAAGGTTCGCACCAAACGCTATAAGGGAAGCCTTCCTCAACATAGAAGTCTACTTTAAAGACCTTGATGTAGATCTGGAGAAGGTCTGCGTAGAAGATCTAGGAAATCTTAAGCAGACAGGGAGTGTGCAGAGTATGGTTGTGGCAGTGCAGAAAGTTACAGAGGAGCTGCTGCAGCAAAACAAGCTTCCAGCAATACTTGGGGGTGAGCATACCCTCACATACGCCTCTTGCTTGGCTACAGGATGCTCGACGCTTGTAGTCTTTGACGCCCACCTGGATTTAAGGGATGAGTTTGCAGACATGAGGTTAAGCCACGCAACCTACTTAAGGAGGCTACTAGAGGAAGTAGATACTGAAGCGATAGTGATAGGCGCACGGGCAGCGTCAAAAGAAGAGTGGGAGTTCGCTGAAAAGAATGGAGTAAAGGTATTACCTCCACCACAAGATGATCGCTCCCTACAAGATTATGTTAAGGCGGTTAGATCGACTATTGGGCAAAGAAGCGTATATGTGAGCATAGACCTCGATGTAGTAGATCCTGCATACGCTCCCGCTGTAGGGAACCCAGAGCCAGGAGGTTTAACCTCTAGAGAACTCTTAACAGTCTTGAGTGCCCTAAAAGGTTGCAGATTCGTTGGCTTTGATATCGTGGAGCTAGATCCCCTATTAGATACTGGTGCTTCGGCTGCTCTAGCAGCTAAGGCTCTTGCTCTGCTAATCGCGCTGGTCTCTAAGTGA
- a CDS encoding amino acid-binding protein, with protein MWGKIEKKLSSYPERLRVARVLIENGFSVKNGKIFCNNIAISKAEVARVAGVDRRTVTQTIQTIEQDETLRPLFQHLRNAGHSLKDLVKFLGFGALEIVPKDARTPGILAEAASQLAKRGISIRQAIVDDPELSPEPRLTLIAESKIPGELVQDVLKIRGVDKVLIY; from the coding sequence ATGTGGGGCAAGATAGAAAAGAAGTTATCGAGCTACCCAGAGAGGCTTAGGGTGGCAAGAGTTCTTATAGAGAATGGCTTCAGCGTGAAAAACGGAAAGATATTTTGCAACAACATAGCGATATCGAAGGCTGAAGTAGCGAGGGTTGCTGGCGTAGACCGCAGGACTGTAACCCAGACTATCCAAACCATCGAACAAGACGAAACACTACGACCACTATTCCAACATCTACGCAACGCTGGCCACTCGCTAAAAGATTTAGTAAAGTTTCTCGGTTTCGGGGCATTAGAAATCGTGCCTAAAGATGCGCGAACCCCAGGTATCTTAGCCGAAGCAGCATCACAGCTCGCAAAAAGAGGTATTAGCATAAGGCAAGCTATAGTCGACGACCCAGAACTTTCACCAGAACCCAGACTCACTCTTATAGCTGAGAGTAAGATACCCGGCGAACTCGTACAAGATGTGCTTAAGATTAGAGGTGTTGATAAAGTTCTAATCTATTAG
- a CDS encoding threonine--tRNA ligase — protein MKILQLHADYIEYEPIRKEIDTAEEAEQKPYRFDDIVVLFTAVEEQDNENTVFQAVASTKDSLRNLGANKVLIYPYAHLSSNLAPPTTALKLIKTMVEEFRRLGLEVSQAPFGWNKAFTIKVKGHPLAEQSRSIQAAVSAGEAVSQALKAEEKLVSRWYIIDLDGTLVPAESFDFTKYRRLKELTDYEVAKSRVVQQEPPHVELMVRLGLVGYEPGSDAGNLRFYPKGRLVKALLERYVTQMVREYGGVEVETPIMYDMRHPALSDYLNRFPARQYVVRSEDKELFLRFSACFGQFLMAKDTQISYKHLPFRLYELTRYSFRREKSGELVGLRRLRAFTMPDCHAFCKDLEQAKSEVLRRFELSMTVLSGIGLTKDDYELAIRATEDFYKENKEFFVELVRRLGKPALLEMWSERFFYFVFKWEFNFIDNLSKASALSTDQIDVENAKRYGIQYMDEDGAMKYPLILHNSPSGAIERCMYALLEKAYRVAQSGGTPTLPVWLSPTQVRLIPTSSSYVEGACALAAKMNESCVRCDVDDREETVQKRVREAEKEWVPYIVVYGEKEASSNTLQVRDRMNRTIRQMGLDDLIKIVHEQTANKPYLPLPLPTLLSQRPRFT, from the coding sequence TCACAGCAGTAGAGGAGCAAGATAACGAGAATACCGTCTTTCAAGCAGTAGCCTCAACCAAGGATTCGCTGCGCAACCTCGGCGCCAATAAGGTACTCATCTATCCCTATGCTCACTTAAGCAGTAACCTCGCCCCGCCAACTACTGCGCTTAAACTTATCAAGACGATGGTGGAGGAGTTCAGAAGACTGGGCTTAGAGGTCAGCCAAGCTCCTTTCGGCTGGAACAAAGCTTTCACTATTAAGGTAAAGGGGCACCCGCTCGCAGAGCAGTCTAGATCGATCCAAGCAGCCGTTTCTGCTGGCGAGGCGGTTTCACAAGCCTTAAAGGCGGAGGAGAAGCTGGTTTCAAGATGGTATATAATAGACTTGGATGGTACTCTGGTGCCTGCTGAGAGCTTCGACTTCACCAAATATAGGCGTCTTAAGGAGTTGACGGATTACGAGGTAGCGAAGAGTAGGGTTGTTCAGCAGGAGCCACCACATGTTGAGTTGATGGTCAGGCTTGGGCTTGTGGGTTACGAACCCGGCTCTGATGCGGGTAACCTTAGGTTTTACCCCAAGGGGAGGTTGGTTAAGGCGCTTCTTGAAAGATACGTTACGCAGATGGTCCGTGAATACGGTGGTGTGGAGGTTGAGACTCCCATTATGTATGATATGAGACACCCAGCTTTATCTGACTACCTTAACAGGTTCCCAGCCCGGCAGTATGTGGTTAGATCTGAGGATAAAGAACTCTTCTTAAGGTTCAGTGCTTGTTTCGGTCAGTTCCTTATGGCTAAGGACACGCAGATTTCATACAAGCATCTACCATTCAGGCTCTATGAGCTAACAAGATACAGCTTTAGGAGAGAGAAGAGCGGTGAACTCGTTGGGTTAAGGAGGCTAAGAGCATTCACCATGCCTGACTGCCACGCCTTTTGCAAAGATCTTGAGCAAGCTAAGAGCGAAGTTCTGAGGAGATTCGAGCTCTCCATGACTGTGCTTTCAGGCATAGGTTTAACAAAAGATGATTACGAGCTTGCGATCAGAGCTACTGAAGACTTCTATAAGGAGAATAAAGAATTCTTCGTGGAGCTGGTTCGCAGGCTTGGTAAACCAGCTCTACTGGAGATGTGGAGTGAGCGCTTCTTCTACTTCGTCTTCAAATGGGAATTTAACTTTATTGATAACTTGAGTAAGGCTTCAGCTCTATCTACCGATCAGATCGATGTGGAGAACGCTAAGCGATATGGGATACAATATATGGATGAAGACGGTGCTATGAAGTATCCGCTTATACTTCATAATTCACCTTCAGGTGCTATAGAGCGGTGTATGTACGCGCTTCTCGAAAAGGCCTACAGAGTTGCCCAAAGCGGTGGCACACCTACTCTCCCAGTCTGGCTTTCTCCTACTCAAGTCAGACTTATACCAACATCATCCAGCTACGTTGAGGGGGCTTGCGCTTTGGCCGCCAAAATGAACGAATCTTGTGTGCGTTGTGATGTGGATGATAGAGAAGAAACGGTGCAGAAGAGGGTTAGGGAGGCTGAAAAAGAGTGGGTGCCCTACATTGTTGTGTATGGTGAAAAAGAGGCTTCCTCAAATACACTTCAAGTTAGGGATCGAATGAACAGAACTATAAGGCAAATGGGTCTGGATGATCTTATCAAAATCGTCCACGAACAGACAGCTAATAAACCCTACTTACCCCTACCTTTACCCACCCTTCTCAGCCAGAGACCACGCTTCACTTAG
- a CDS encoding TrpB-like pyridoxal phosphate-dependent enzyme, producing the protein MGGIILIGLPQRWYNIVPDLPKPLPPPRDPEEEDFSRIGILPKLFPSSLLDQEFTAERFVEIPGEVLEVYSRIGRPTPLVRARNLERYLDTPAEIYYKREDLSPTGSHKVNTSIPQAYYAKREGVRMVVTETSAGQWGSALALACALFNLRCLVFMTRGSHIQKPYRKILMGLYGAEVELSPSDKTEVGRKLLETNPLHPGSLGIAMSEAVETVLKDSDTKYAVGSVLNFVLLHQTIIGLETAMQLKEIGEEPDLVIGCVGGGSNFAGFSYPMIGEKLAGKAYEQTDFIAVESEASPKMTKGKYAYEHGDSAGLLPMFKMFSVGRSHIPPAIHAAGLRYHAAAPTLSILIKEGIVKPVAYSQEEVLEAGRIFAKTEGIIPAPETAHAIKHVIEEAKACRRRQRSKTIVFCFSGHGLLDLTAYEGCS; encoded by the coding sequence ATTGGGGGAATCATATTGATAGGGTTACCGCAAAGATGGTATAACATCGTGCCAGACCTTCCAAAACCCCTACCCCCTCCCAGGGACCCTGAAGAGGAGGACTTCTCAAGAATCGGAATTCTACCCAAACTCTTCCCTAGTAGTTTGCTCGATCAAGAGTTTACCGCAGAGAGGTTCGTAGAAATACCAGGAGAGGTTTTAGAAGTTTACTCTAGGATAGGTAGACCTACCCCGCTCGTCAGAGCAAGAAATCTTGAAAGATATCTTGACACACCAGCAGAGATCTACTATAAGCGTGAGGATTTGAGCCCAACAGGCAGCCACAAAGTTAACACATCAATACCCCAAGCCTACTATGCTAAACGTGAAGGTGTTCGTATGGTTGTAACTGAGACTAGTGCTGGCCAATGGGGCTCGGCATTAGCCCTTGCTTGTGCACTCTTTAACCTAAGATGCTTAGTGTTTATGACGAGGGGTAGTCACATCCAAAAGCCATATAGGAAGATCTTGATGGGCCTTTACGGGGCTGAGGTTGAATTAAGCCCTAGCGATAAGACCGAGGTGGGACGAAAGCTTCTTGAGACAAATCCGCTGCACCCCGGCTCACTGGGAATAGCGATGTCAGAGGCAGTTGAGACTGTGCTGAAAGATAGCGACACTAAGTACGCTGTAGGGAGCGTGCTGAACTTTGTTCTCCTACACCAAACAATAATCGGGCTAGAAACAGCGATGCAGCTTAAAGAAATTGGTGAGGAGCCAGACCTCGTCATCGGGTGCGTCGGCGGTGGGAGTAACTTTGCAGGCTTTAGCTACCCGATGATAGGGGAAAAACTTGCAGGCAAAGCGTATGAACAAACAGATTTCATCGCCGTTGAATCAGAAGCCTCACCTAAAATGACCAAAGGGAAATACGCTTATGAGCACGGTGATTCGGCTGGTCTCCTACCGATGTTTAAAATGTTTAGTGTTGGCAGAAGCCACATCCCACCTGCGATACATGCTGCTGGCTTAAGATATCACGCTGCAGCACCAACGCTTTCAATTTTAATAAAGGAGGGTATTGTCAAACCAGTAGCGTACAGCCAAGAGGAGGTATTGGAGGCTGGGAGAATCTTTGCGAAGACTGAGGGTATCATCCCAGCTCCCGAAACAGCACACGCGATAAAACACGTGATCGAAGAAGCAAAAGCCTGCAGGCGAAGGCAAAGAAGTAAAACTATAGTCTTCTGCTTCAGCGGCCACGGGCTACTGGATCTTACAGCGTATGAAGGTTGCAGCTAA